In a genomic window of Amycolatopsis japonica:
- a CDS encoding tyrosine-type recombinase/integrase — protein MIVTGVAQDDSVARTGLSPAGALTDEVWPGLADPAGLLSGITDWLTGYGNRQTRRTYAEGLGLPVSAADIAAAWTPTGTPSDARWSAAVAAYADAVLTAPASGRTGPPPAGRGRLRSWHWLRWCATRGIDPTAATSAHVKAWLGELDEAGAAPSTRDRMLATVKTLYAFLADAGLVAANPAALDRRRLGLTAAAASTSATITLTSRQVAALHRAAGAPRRGAGACDVARAVAIVSLFTLGLRVSELCGLDEADLHVTRGRRALRVRGKGGKVRVVYLSVPAENAVLEYANLRGDGAGTAIVAGVGRAGRGGDRPLLVTRGGRRFARQAIWQLLRRVAAAAGPELAGVAEVMHPHALRHFYVTAAVEAGASLEYVQADVGHASIDTTSAVYDHAARDPARSAVDLVADAWHPGS, from the coding sequence ATGATCGTGACTGGTGTGGCGCAGGACGACAGCGTCGCCAGGACCGGGCTATCCCCCGCCGGCGCACTCACCGACGAGGTCTGGCCGGGACTGGCGGATCCGGCGGGGCTGCTGTCGGGAATCACCGACTGGCTCACCGGCTACGGCAACCGCCAGACCCGCCGCACCTACGCCGAAGGACTCGGGCTGCCGGTCAGCGCGGCCGACATCGCCGCGGCTTGGACACCGACCGGCACTCCGAGCGACGCTCGATGGAGCGCCGCGGTGGCGGCTTACGCCGACGCCGTGCTCACCGCGCCCGCGTCCGGGCGGACGGGGCCTCCACCGGCGGGTCGCGGCAGATTGCGGTCCTGGCATTGGCTGCGCTGGTGCGCCACGCGCGGTATCGACCCGACGGCGGCGACGTCGGCGCACGTGAAGGCCTGGCTGGGAGAACTGGACGAGGCGGGCGCCGCGCCGTCGACGCGCGACCGGATGCTCGCCACGGTGAAGACCCTGTACGCGTTCCTGGCCGACGCGGGACTCGTGGCGGCGAACCCCGCGGCACTGGATCGCCGTCGGCTCGGGCTGACCGCGGCCGCGGCGAGCACATCCGCGACGATCACGCTGACCTCACGGCAGGTCGCGGCGCTGCACCGGGCGGCGGGTGCGCCGCGGCGTGGTGCCGGCGCGTGCGATGTCGCCCGCGCGGTCGCGATCGTCTCCCTCTTCACCCTGGGGTTGCGGGTGAGCGAGCTGTGCGGGCTCGACGAGGCGGATCTGCACGTCACGCGGGGGCGGCGGGCGCTACGGGTGCGAGGCAAGGGCGGGAAGGTCCGTGTCGTGTACCTGAGTGTCCCTGCCGAGAACGCGGTGCTGGAATACGCGAATTTGCGTGGCGACGGCGCGGGAACCGCGATCGTGGCGGGGGTCGGCCGGGCCGGTCGTGGCGGCGACCGGCCGCTGCTGGTGACCCGAGGCGGACGTCGTTTCGCCCGGCAGGCGATCTGGCAGCTGCTACGCCGGGTCGCCGCGGCCGCGGGCCCGGAGCTGGCCGGTGTCGCCGAAGTGATGCATCCGCACGCGCTGCGGCATTTCTACGTGACCGCGGCGGTGGAGGCGGGTGCGTCTCTGGAATATGTCCAGGCCGACGTCGGGCACGCCAGTATCGACACCACCAGCGCGGTTTACGACCACGCGGCCCGCGACCCTGCCCGCAGTGCGGTCGACCTGGTCGCCGACGCCTGGCACCCCGGCTCCTGA
- a CDS encoding discoidin domain-containing protein, giving the protein MKRRTPLAGVAVATLALLGQTLISSGTTAQAESLLSAGKPTTTSSVEAAEFGGGNAVDGSTTTRWASEEGVDPQWIAVDLGGTSTVTKVKLNWEAAYAKTYKIQGSADGRTWTDIKSVTGGNGAIDEHLGLNASARHIRIHGTARGTSYGYSLWELEVYGDRSGSGDTQAPTAPTGLAATGTTTNSVSLGWTASTDNVGVTEYEVLRDGNVVGTTATTTYTDSGLASGAEFGYSVRARDAAGNVSAASSVVKASTQPGGTGPITIAVGGDIANPELFSTHQATANQVARMNPQYVLTVGDNQYHKGTISEYRAHYDKTWGKFKSITKPTTGNHEWDDQLRGYKEYFGAIAYPKGLPYYSYDIGEFHFVAMDSNPIYGGGGSEQVAWLRDDLAKNTKACVIGYWHHPRFNSGEYGDKKQIAPLWNELAKVKADMVMSGHDHHYERTKPLDVNGHVDEANGVRSVITGIGGDYLYTNYKEREGVEKIFAKHGVMKLMLNGKSYSWEIVDTNGNVLDKAGPYTCR; this is encoded by the coding sequence ATGAAACGGAGAACACCCCTGGCCGGTGTCGCGGTGGCGACCCTGGCCCTGCTGGGGCAGACCTTGATTTCGTCGGGTACCACCGCGCAAGCGGAATCCCTGCTGTCAGCGGGCAAGCCGACGACCACGTCGTCGGTCGAGGCCGCCGAATTCGGTGGTGGCAACGCGGTCGACGGCAGCACCACGACCAGATGGGCCAGCGAGGAAGGAGTCGATCCGCAATGGATCGCCGTCGACCTCGGCGGGACCTCGACCGTCACCAAGGTCAAACTGAACTGGGAAGCCGCCTACGCCAAGACCTACAAGATCCAGGGCTCGGCCGACGGCCGGACCTGGACCGACATCAAGTCGGTCACCGGCGGCAACGGCGCCATCGACGAACACCTGGGCCTCAACGCGTCCGCGCGCCACATCCGTATCCACGGCACGGCCAGGGGAACGTCGTACGGCTATTCGTTGTGGGAGCTGGAAGTCTACGGTGACCGCTCCGGCAGCGGAGACACGCAGGCACCGACGGCGCCGACCGGTCTCGCCGCGACGGGCACCACCACCAACAGCGTCTCACTCGGCTGGACCGCGTCCACCGACAACGTCGGGGTCACCGAGTACGAGGTGCTCCGCGACGGGAACGTCGTCGGAACCACGGCGACGACCACCTACACCGACTCCGGGCTGGCGTCCGGAGCGGAGTTCGGCTACTCGGTGCGGGCACGGGACGCGGCCGGGAACGTCTCCGCGGCGAGTTCGGTGGTCAAGGCCTCCACCCAGCCCGGCGGAACCGGTCCCATCACCATCGCGGTCGGGGGTGACATCGCCAACCCCGAGCTCTTCTCGACGCATCAGGCGACCGCGAACCAGGTCGCCAGGATGAACCCGCAGTACGTGCTGACCGTCGGGGACAACCAGTACCACAAGGGCACCATTTCCGAGTATCGCGCCCATTACGACAAGACATGGGGCAAGTTCAAGAGCATCACCAAGCCCACGACGGGCAACCACGAATGGGACGACCAGCTCAGGGGGTACAAGGAGTACTTCGGCGCGATCGCGTACCCGAAGGGCTTGCCGTACTACAGCTACGACATCGGCGAGTTCCACTTCGTCGCGATGGACTCGAACCCGATCTACGGCGGCGGCGGTTCCGAGCAGGTGGCCTGGCTGCGCGACGACCTGGCGAAGAACACCAAGGCCTGCGTCATCGGGTACTGGCACCACCCGCGGTTCAACTCGGGCGAATACGGCGACAAGAAGCAGATCGCGCCGTTGTGGAACGAGCTGGCCAAGGTGAAGGCGGACATGGTGATGTCCGGGCACGACCATCACTACGAGCGGACGAAGCCGCTGGACGTCAACGGGCACGTCGACGAGGCCAACGGCGTGCGTTCGGTCATCACCGGTATCGGCGGGGACTACCTCTACACGAACTACAAGGAACGTGAAGGGGTGGAGAAGATCTTCGCCAAGCACGGCGTCATGAAGCTGATGCTGAACGGGAAGTCCTACTCCTGGGAGATCGTCGACACCAACGGGAACGTGCTCGACAAGGCGGGTCCGTACACCTGCCGCTGA
- a CDS encoding discoidin domain-containing protein, protein MVKPGTAAIAAIVLLAQPVIASSATAGPVESLLSVNKRTTTSTVENESFSGALAVDGDSTTRWASLEGDPQWIAVDLGGPADISRIKVFWESAHAKDYQVQASDDGQNWRDVKTVVGSDGGLDEFTGLNTSARHVRIFGTARATVYGYSLWELEVYGVRTGDGDIQPPSVPSGLRQASSTTESITLGWNPASDDVGVVEYEILRNGNVIGRSATTSYTDTSLASGFDFQYAVRARDAAGNLSGSTAPVKASTRSTPSDGIVIALAGDIAKPELPSEHQQTAELVAKIKPRYVLTVGDNQYVDGTIEEFRSYYDKTWGKFKKITKPTPGNHEWNNELAGYKQYFGKIATPKGKPYYSFDVGAFHFVALDSDPVYNGGGAEQVAWLRKDLAKTKKSCIAGYWHHPRFNSGNSGDAKSVAPLWNELARAKADVVFAGHDHHYERTKPLDVNGHVDEANGVRSVIAGIGGDSLYLDYKAREGVEKVLGKHGVMKLVLKGKTYSWEIIGTNGELLDKAGPYHCR, encoded by the coding sequence ATGGTGAAGCCGGGCACCGCCGCGATCGCGGCGATCGTCCTGCTCGCTCAGCCCGTGATCGCTTCCAGCGCCACGGCCGGACCGGTGGAATCACTGCTGTCGGTCAACAAACGGACCACGACGTCCACCGTCGAGAACGAGAGTTTCAGCGGTGCTCTCGCCGTCGACGGCGATTCGACGACCCGCTGGGCGAGCCTGGAAGGCGATCCACAGTGGATCGCCGTAGACCTCGGCGGCCCGGCGGACATCAGCCGGATCAAGGTCTTCTGGGAATCGGCCCACGCGAAGGACTACCAGGTCCAGGCGTCCGACGACGGCCAGAACTGGCGTGACGTGAAGACCGTGGTGGGGAGCGACGGCGGACTCGACGAGTTCACCGGTCTGAACACTTCCGCCCGGCACGTCCGGATCTTCGGCACGGCACGGGCGACCGTTTACGGGTACTCGCTGTGGGAACTGGAGGTCTACGGCGTCCGGACCGGCGACGGCGACATCCAGCCGCCGTCGGTGCCGTCCGGGCTCCGGCAGGCGTCGTCCACCACCGAGAGCATCACGCTCGGCTGGAACCCGGCGAGCGACGACGTCGGGGTCGTCGAGTACGAGATCCTGCGCAACGGCAACGTGATCGGCAGGTCCGCGACGACGTCCTACACCGACACGTCGCTGGCTTCGGGCTTCGACTTCCAGTACGCGGTGCGGGCACGGGACGCGGCCGGGAACCTGTCCGGGTCGACCGCGCCGGTGAAGGCGTCCACCCGGTCGACCCCGTCCGACGGTATCGTCATCGCGCTCGCCGGCGACATCGCCAAACCGGAGCTGCCTTCCGAGCACCAGCAGACCGCGGAACTCGTCGCGAAGATCAAGCCTCGATACGTGCTGACGGTCGGAGACAACCAGTACGTCGACGGCACCATCGAAGAATTCCGTTCGTACTACGACAAGACGTGGGGCAAGTTCAAGAAGATCACCAAACCCACGCCGGGCAACCACGAGTGGAACAACGAGCTGGCGGGGTACAAACAGTACTTCGGCAAGATCGCGACGCCGAAGGGCAAGCCGTACTACAGCTTCGACGTCGGAGCCTTCCATTTCGTCGCGCTCGATTCGGACCCGGTGTACAACGGCGGCGGCGCCGAGCAGGTCGCGTGGCTGCGCAAGGACCTCGCGAAGACGAAGAAGTCCTGTATCGCCGGCTACTGGCACCACCCGCGCTTCAACTCGGGGAATTCCGGTGACGCGAAGAGCGTGGCGCCGTTGTGGAACGAGCTTGCCAGGGCGAAGGCGGACGTCGTGTTCGCCGGGCACGACCACCATTACGAGCGAACGAAGCCACTGGACGTCAACGGGCACGTCGACGAGGCCAACGGCGTGCGTTCGGTCATCGCCGGTATCGGCGGCGACAGCCTGTACCTCGATTACAAAGCCCGCGAAGGCGTCGAGAAGGTCCTGGGCAAGCACGGGGTGATGAAGCTGGTCCTCAAGGGAAAGACCTATTCCTGGGAGATCATCGGCACCAACGGCGAACTGCTCGACAAAGCAGGCCCGTACCACTGCCGGTGA
- a CDS encoding TolB-like translocation protein: protein MKLPVKFVVALAGVAALAAASVVYVVQAKAKSPERQTADATVAVDSAGQVGLGEQGRLLFRNGASGPGYGNVASVPVSDPGGPRRISSLTCERFYTVANGGLCLAKDSTPMAGAVARFVDAALGEVKRVDVPGIPNRAKLSPGGRMGSWTTFVTGDSYSTPGTFSTRTAIMDRELNELSSNIEGIPLRIGDVPHRGEDVNYWGVTFAADERTFYATVATGGRTYLVQGDNTAWNARTLRENAECPSLSPDGKKLAFKKRVVEGDVNPWREHVLDLATMRETPLAETRSVDDQVVWLDNDTIGYSLPRGNGKESDIWAVPADGSGAARLLVPLASSPSVTGGLGKSSS from the coding sequence ATGAAGCTTCCGGTGAAGTTCGTCGTCGCGCTGGCGGGTGTCGCCGCTCTCGCCGCCGCCTCGGTGGTGTACGTGGTGCAGGCCAAGGCGAAGAGCCCCGAGCGACAGACGGCCGACGCGACGGTCGCGGTGGATTCCGCGGGGCAGGTCGGACTGGGGGAGCAGGGCAGACTGCTGTTCCGCAACGGCGCTTCGGGGCCGGGGTACGGCAACGTCGCCTCGGTCCCCGTCTCCGATCCCGGAGGGCCGCGACGGATCAGCTCGCTCACGTGCGAACGGTTCTACACCGTGGCGAACGGTGGCCTGTGCCTGGCGAAGGACTCCACGCCGATGGCGGGTGCGGTCGCCCGGTTCGTCGATGCCGCGCTCGGCGAGGTCAAACGAGTCGACGTCCCCGGAATCCCCAACCGCGCGAAGCTCTCACCCGGCGGCCGGATGGGGAGCTGGACCACCTTCGTCACCGGTGACTCCTACTCGACGCCCGGCACCTTCTCGACGCGCACGGCCATCATGGATCGCGAGCTGAACGAACTGTCGAGCAACATCGAGGGCATCCCGTTGCGGATCGGGGACGTGCCCCATCGTGGCGAGGACGTCAACTACTGGGGCGTCACGTTCGCCGCGGACGAGCGGACGTTCTATGCCACGGTCGCCACCGGCGGGCGGACTTATCTGGTGCAGGGCGACAACACGGCGTGGAACGCCCGCACGCTGCGGGAGAACGCGGAATGTCCTTCGCTGTCGCCGGACGGGAAGAAGCTCGCGTTCAAGAAGCGGGTGGTGGAGGGCGACGTCAACCCGTGGCGGGAACACGTGCTGGATCTGGCCACGATGCGTGAGACCCCGCTGGCGGAAACGCGCAGTGTGGACGACCAGGTGGTGTGGCTCGACAACGACACGATCGGGTACAGCCTGCCGCGCGGGAACGGGAAGGAAAGCGACATCTGGGCCGTGCCCGCGGACGGCAGTGGCGCGGCGCGGCTGCTGGTTCCGCTCGCGTCGTCGCCGTCGGTCACGGGTGGTCTCGGCAAGTCCTCGTCGTGA
- a CDS encoding coiled-coil domain-containing protein, translating into MVENASVVAEESAPEQARCGFRKCREPLPPPGPRGGRPYEFCPDRTWPGGKSCKQLAAAEQALREALGDEAVPSVALADAGQAFDQAAAALTDPLRTLSNALDAVTAHLRDEIAAAVSQADAAHAAAAEADRQRDAALERAAEAEHTAETATEAARVAEQAELRAEVIADEAVEARSAAQLAQAKAESATAVITQRAKEVAEEAAEQRTRADKLAATLSARGEELATRTAERDAALTALAESDERRKTWERLVDTQKRELTAELDAVRGELRDQDVRHREALAEQAARETASRTRLADVQTELTAVRGQLAAAQLRVTQSQALHDQIAATLSRIRQRALAATEEPSAPLRNDLLKILLGEEMTTEPGRT; encoded by the coding sequence ATGGTCGAGAACGCGAGCGTGGTAGCCGAGGAAAGTGCGCCGGAGCAGGCACGATGCGGGTTTCGCAAGTGCCGGGAGCCGCTGCCGCCGCCCGGACCGCGTGGAGGCAGGCCCTACGAGTTCTGCCCAGACCGGACATGGCCCGGCGGAAAAAGCTGCAAGCAACTGGCCGCGGCCGAACAGGCGCTACGGGAGGCGCTGGGCGACGAGGCCGTGCCGTCCGTGGCGCTGGCGGACGCCGGACAGGCCTTCGACCAGGCCGCCGCCGCGCTGACGGACCCTCTCCGAACGTTGAGCAACGCGCTCGACGCGGTCACCGCCCATCTGCGCGATGAGATCGCAGCTGCTGTCAGTCAAGCCGACGCCGCCCATGCGGCCGCGGCCGAAGCCGACCGGCAACGGGACGCCGCGCTGGAGCGGGCAGCCGAGGCCGAACACACCGCCGAGACGGCGACGGAAGCAGCACGAGTCGCTGAACAGGCTGAGCTTCGGGCCGAGGTGATCGCCGACGAGGCCGTCGAGGCCCGGTCCGCCGCCCAGCTGGCTCAAGCGAAAGCGGAATCGGCCACCGCCGTGATCACGCAGCGGGCGAAAGAGGTCGCCGAAGAAGCGGCCGAACAGCGGACCCGGGCCGACAAGCTGGCCGCCACGCTCTCGGCCCGCGGCGAGGAACTGGCGACACGGACCGCTGAACGAGATGCCGCGTTGACCGCGCTGGCTGAGTCGGACGAGCGCCGCAAGACATGGGAGCGGCTCGTGGACACGCAAAAGCGCGAGCTGACCGCGGAGTTGGACGCGGTCCGGGGGGAGTTACGGGATCAAGACGTCCGCCATCGGGAAGCTCTCGCCGAGCAAGCAGCGCGCGAGACGGCATCGCGCACGCGACTCGCAGACGTTCAAACCGAACTGACCGCCGTGCGCGGGCAACTCGCTGCGGCTCAGCTTCGGGTCACCCAATCCCAGGCACTGCACGATCAAATCGCGGCAACGCTGTCCCGCATCCGCCAACGCGCCCTCGCCGCGACAGAGGAACCGTCGGCGCCGCTACGAAACGACCTACTGAAGATTCTCCTCGGTGAGGAGATGACAACGGAGCCTGGCCGAACGTAA
- a CDS encoding PucR family transcriptional regulator: MVTLDRLVNVLGGYGARLWCCPVSREVALRDVVMHDAADPRDLRGDVYLAVGAESVTAAVELAAAAQASVVLVRGSSPDPEAAERAERGGVAVLLVDPDVSWGQLAGVVYGLVLEGRETESGRGPTDLFALADSLADALGSAVTIEDRLSRVLAYSSRQHLADRARLETILGRLVPEPVRELFERRGVFRHLAESDEPLFVEADPEHGLTGRMVVAVRAGRELLGSIWVECDRPLSDARRAVLRDSSRTVGLHLLRSRASADLERQVESDLVIRLVEGTPDAAAVLSRLGLPPGRFRVIALQAHIGDERHAALLLAFERATTGFGWSRPGRSTLFSNTVYTVLPGDDVEAARAWVGSIREALPRQVTMLAGIGAGATSAELPASRLEADECLALHSVRPGTKSAIAYDEAWDDILVQRLRAAAASGRAPARGPITELRRHDSANATSYVATLRAWLEAQGDLAEAAERLEVHPNTIRYRLRKMAEVTELRLDQPAKRLAMIIELAVSDPTP; this comes from the coding sequence ATGGTGACGCTGGATCGGCTCGTGAACGTCCTCGGTGGATACGGGGCGCGGTTGTGGTGCTGCCCGGTGTCGCGCGAGGTGGCCTTGCGCGACGTGGTCATGCACGACGCCGCCGACCCCCGCGACCTGCGCGGGGACGTGTATCTCGCCGTCGGCGCGGAGTCGGTCACGGCCGCCGTCGAGCTGGCCGCGGCGGCACAGGCCTCCGTCGTCCTGGTCCGCGGCTCGTCGCCGGATCCCGAGGCGGCCGAACGGGCGGAACGCGGCGGCGTCGCGGTGCTGCTGGTGGACCCGGACGTGTCCTGGGGACAGCTCGCAGGAGTGGTGTACGGCCTTGTGCTGGAGGGCCGCGAGACCGAGTCGGGCCGCGGGCCGACCGACCTGTTCGCGCTCGCCGACAGCCTGGCGGACGCGCTCGGCAGCGCGGTGACCATCGAAGACCGGCTGTCCCGCGTCCTCGCCTACTCCAGCCGCCAGCATCTGGCCGACCGGGCACGGCTGGAGACGATCCTGGGCAGGCTCGTCCCGGAGCCGGTGCGCGAGCTGTTCGAACGGCGGGGCGTGTTCCGGCACCTCGCCGAGTCCGACGAGCCGCTGTTCGTCGAGGCCGATCCCGAACACGGGCTGACCGGACGCATGGTCGTCGCGGTCCGCGCGGGGCGTGAGCTGCTGGGTTCGATCTGGGTGGAATGCGACCGTCCGCTCTCCGACGCCCGGCGCGCGGTCCTGCGGGACAGCTCGCGCACGGTCGGCCTCCACCTGCTGCGCTCACGCGCGAGCGCGGATCTGGAGCGGCAGGTCGAATCCGATCTGGTGATCCGGCTGGTGGAGGGCACACCGGACGCGGCGGCCGTGCTCAGCAGGCTCGGTCTCCCGCCCGGACGGTTCCGGGTGATCGCGCTGCAGGCCCATATCGGCGACGAGCGCCATGCCGCGCTGCTGCTCGCGTTCGAGCGGGCGACCACCGGTTTCGGCTGGTCACGCCCCGGCCGCAGCACGCTGTTCAGCAACACCGTCTACACCGTCCTGCCCGGGGACGACGTCGAAGCGGCCAGGGCGTGGGTCGGTTCGATCCGCGAGGCGCTGCCCCGGCAGGTGACGATGCTGGCCGGCATCGGGGCGGGTGCGACGTCGGCCGAGCTGCCCGCCAGCAGGCTGGAAGCCGACGAATGTCTCGCGCTGCACAGCGTGCGTCCCGGCACGAAATCCGCGATCGCCTACGACGAAGCCTGGGACGACATCTTGGTGCAACGACTGCGGGCGGCGGCCGCGTCCGGCCGGGCGCCCGCCCGCGGCCCGATCACCGAGCTTCGGCGGCACGACAGTGCGAACGCCACCAGCTACGTCGCGACGCTGCGCGCCTGGCTCGAGGCGCAGGGGGATCTCGCGGAGGCCGCCGAGCGGCTGGAGGTGCACCCCAACACGATCCGCTACCGGCTCCGGAAGATGGCCGAAGTGACCGAACTGCGCCTCGACCAGCCCGCGAAACGGCTGGCGATGATCATCGAGCTGGCCGTGTCCGACCCCACCCCTTGA
- a CDS encoding NAD(P)/FAD-dependent oxidoreductase — protein MGDLDRIDGGPRSAIVIGAGVVGLSTAWFLQERGVSVTVVDRAGIAAGASWGNAGWLSPGLSIPLNEPGVLRYGLRTLLDRQAPLHVPPSPDPRLWSFLARFAANCTGRSWTRAVEANAPLNDECLEAFDVLTTNGVDAPTIEAPITAAFETADHAAGLIGELRRIEEVGQGVSYTRLTAADLAERFPQATARLGAGVRIDGQRYVDPGRFVESLARSVVSRGGTIRHKFEVASLRAYRHALSVRSKTGQTVNANAVVLATGAWLGDLGRKWGVKIPVRAGRGYSFTVPTDEPVPGPLYLPDIRVACTPYRGGLRVAGTMEFRKPDARLDPARIAAIIASARPYLTGLDWERRTDEWVGSRPVTTDGRHVIGATSTPGLYVAGGHGMWGLTHGPITGRLLAEHITTGKQPEALRPFDPLR, from the coding sequence ATGGGCGATCTCGACCGGATCGACGGCGGCCCGCGTTCGGCGATCGTGATCGGAGCCGGCGTGGTCGGCCTGTCGACCGCGTGGTTCCTGCAGGAACGCGGCGTCAGTGTCACGGTGGTCGACCGCGCGGGTATCGCGGCGGGCGCGTCGTGGGGCAACGCCGGCTGGCTCTCCCCCGGGCTCTCGATCCCGCTCAACGAACCCGGAGTACTGCGCTACGGACTGCGGACGCTGCTGGACCGGCAGGCCCCGCTGCACGTTCCGCCGTCGCCCGACCCACGGCTGTGGTCGTTCCTCGCCCGATTCGCCGCGAACTGCACCGGCCGGTCGTGGACCCGCGCGGTCGAGGCGAACGCGCCGCTGAACGACGAATGCCTGGAAGCGTTCGACGTCCTCACCACGAACGGCGTGGACGCGCCGACCATCGAAGCGCCGATCACGGCGGCGTTCGAGACCGCCGACCACGCCGCCGGGCTGATCGGCGAACTGCGGCGGATCGAGGAAGTGGGACAGGGCGTTTCCTACACCCGTCTCACCGCGGCCGACCTCGCCGAACGATTCCCCCAGGCCACGGCCAGGCTCGGCGCCGGTGTCCGGATCGACGGGCAGCGCTACGTGGACCCTGGCCGGTTCGTCGAGTCGCTGGCACGGTCGGTGGTGAGCCGGGGCGGGACGATCCGCCACAAGTTCGAGGTCGCTTCCCTGCGCGCGTACCGTCACGCGTTGAGCGTGCGCTCGAAGACGGGGCAGACGGTGAACGCCAACGCGGTCGTGCTGGCGACCGGCGCCTGGCTCGGAGACCTGGGCCGCAAGTGGGGCGTCAAGATCCCCGTGCGGGCCGGACGCGGCTACTCCTTCACCGTGCCGACCGACGAACCGGTACCCGGACCGCTCTACCTGCCGGACATCCGCGTGGCGTGCACGCCGTACCGCGGAGGGCTCCGCGTGGCCGGGACGATGGAGTTCCGGAAACCGGACGCTCGGCTGGACCCGGCCAGGATCGCCGCGATCATCGCCTCGGCGCGGCCGTACCTCACGGGCCTGGACTGGGAACGGCGCACGGACGAATGGGTCGGCTCCCGCCCCGTCACCACCGACGGGCGGCACGTGATCGGCGCGACGAGCACACCCGGGCTCTACGTCGCGGGCGGGCACGGGATGTGGGGACTGACCCACGGCCCGATCACCGGACGCCTCCTGGCCGAGCACATCACCACCGGCAAACAGCCCGAGGCGCTGCGGCCCTTCGACCCCCTTCGCTGA
- a CDS encoding GreA/GreB family elongation factor, translated as MSTVSSGPWLTKEAHARLVRELATLRRPGTDDRYGDDEITHNAHRQARIRQIEDMLRGAVVGQDPPDDGIAEPGMVLTVRYDDGDTETFLLGTRDEAGHGALEVYSPDSPLGRALHGAKPGDRREYLVPSGGSVHVTLLDAKPYGRHRETAD; from the coding sequence ATGTCCACCGTCTCGTCAGGCCCTTGGTTGACCAAGGAAGCGCACGCTCGGCTGGTGCGGGAGCTCGCGACGTTGCGGCGCCCCGGCACCGACGACCGGTACGGCGACGACGAAATCACGCACAACGCCCACCGGCAGGCACGGATCCGGCAGATCGAGGACATGCTGCGCGGCGCCGTCGTCGGGCAGGATCCACCCGATGACGGGATCGCCGAGCCCGGCATGGTGCTCACCGTCCGATATGACGACGGCGACACCGAGACCTTCCTGCTCGGCACCCGCGACGAGGCGGGACACGGCGCCCTGGAGGTCTACTCGCCCGATTCGCCGCTCGGCCGCGCGCTGCACGGCGCGAAACCGGGTGACCGGCGGGAATATCTCGTGCCGAGCGGCGGGTCGGTCCACGTCACGTTGCTGGACGCCAAGCCTTACGGGCGGCATCGGGAGACCGCTGACTGA